In Cervus elaphus chromosome 3, mCerEla1.1, whole genome shotgun sequence, the genomic stretch AGCACATGAACACTAACTGTTTCTGAGAAGCAGCGGCCCTGTCGTGCTTACCTCCTTACCTGTTCTTGTCCGTGGAGGGCTGTGTCTTTGATTCTTTGGAGGCTGGTTTTGGGATCTCATCAGGCAGTTGGTGTCAGCTAGATTCCCTTCCCCAGCCTCTTGAGTTTTAGTTTACTGATAGGTTTTATGCTGCTAAGAATCCAACCAACAGCCTCACTGAACAGGAGGTGGAGAGAGGTTTTCACTGTGGGTATTTTTGCCGGACCTCCAACCGGGACAGCCAGCTAGGAGAGAGATTTTGGGAATGTGGTCATTCAGAAAAGACAAGGCAACTCCCCCTTGGGTGCTGGTCCCAGCCCTCATCGGGGCATGCTGTCAGGGATGAGGGGCCTGCTTGTTCCAGGGCTCGAATCTGCTGATTGGACGGTAAAATCTCTTGGCAGCTAGATCCAAACCGGGGACAAAGCTTTCTGTTTAGGTCTGAAAGCTTTGGGATGAATCCTTGCCAGCCGCTAAGAGGAGTCCTGCAGTGCTGCCGAAAGCAGCAGCCTGGGACGGACAGGAAGGGAGATTTCTCTTTTCCCCTCAATTCCAAAGAAATGTGATCTTATGGAGTGGTGGCCCAGGATGTTAGGCTTTCCCTGTGGGCAAAAAAGACAGGGAGCTGCTCTGATGTAGTCATCACTTGTCTGGCTGCCTCCCTCGACCCTGAGTTTCCTGGTGGAAGGGTGGGGATGTCTCTGAAGCAGCAGCCTTGCCTTAATTTGCATCCAGTCTCCCACCGAGAAGTGTGTTTGGCCTGTAGTATAGGCGGGAAGACCCCGTGAGGTGGAGGGGTGGACTGTGAGCCCTTCAGGATTAAAGGGACCCAAGTAGCTGGATGTACTTTCTGTCTGCCCCAGTCAGGGAACCTGTTGTTTGCTCTGCTAACTGGGCCAGAGTTTTGGCAGCTTTGGCGGCTTTGACCTGCTAGATTTATCCTGGTCTGTCATTGCATGGCCACCAGAGGGTGCTCTTGGCCGACAGCTGGCTCAGGCCCTCTCCAGGTGACTGGGTGATGGATCTCAGTCGGGCTTGCTGGTTGACTGTTCTTAGTTGCCTTTTGAGGGGATCTTGCCCAAAGAAGGCCTGAGGGAGACAGCCCTCAGGTCTCGCCTCTCACAAGGCGGCACCTCCGAAGCCCATACTACCTCACCTGCTCAGGCGAGCTCTGGGGGCCCCTGGCcttggccctgcccctggccctcgTGGGGCTCAGCAGCACCCCGGGCTGTTTTACAAGCAAGTAGTTTTAATTAACTCACAAAGCCTTTGTggacattaatatttatttatttttgtttttgtatacatATTCCCCAGCATCTCTGTTGGCTGAGAGACTTCAGGAAAAGGAGCTTCTCCCCAGCAAGTAGCCATATTCCAGGGGACAGTCCTGGCCAGGTATTTGGGGAACAGGGGCTTGAACTAGGGGAGAACAGGTCAAGCCTTTAAACAAGCAAATGCTTATCTCTCCAGATAAGTCTCTTGCAGAATAAACCCAGGGAGCCCTTTAGGAAATGGATGTAGATTCTAGAAAGTTGAGTCTTGTTAAATCCCTGGACCTCTTACCCCCTTTCCATCCTGGGGTTGAGTCGGCTGGGGACTGGATTGAGGGGATAAGATCACATGAAGGCCCTGTGTGCatattttctcattcttcctGAAGTTGGGAAGTTATAGTAACACATGAAAGTGAACCAAAGCCCTGTCCCTTTTGGACTTGCCCCCGGATCTACCCCCAGCCCTAACTGATAAAGCCTCGGAGTTTTGTGTGCATGGCTCTCCAGTGAGGTGACCATTACTTGAAGGGACTTGCCCAGTGGCCAGATTCACTGTCAGAATCCAATGAGTTAAATGTTCCCGTGGGACATTCTCGTTAGAAAGCAGTGCTGAGACTTTTCATCCCTGACTGACTGCTTCCTTTCTTCCCATTAGTCCTTTAAGAAGGGAAGTGTGTAAAAGACCACAGTCAACGATCTTCTCAGCTTTTCAAGCCTGAGTGGTTTCTCCCAGATTGTGGGTGAGGACTGAGTTTTGAATGGCCAGATCTGAGAGTGGGCCTACTCCCTGGAAGCCAGCTGGGTAGTTGAGAATGGATCAGTGTGCTGGAGAAACCCTTTTCCTTAACAGAGGGTTATCACTGATGCTGGGTAGTCTGTATACTTAACCTGAAACTGTGAAGTTTTCCCTTTTTGCCAGTAAACCAAAAAGCAAATCCTTGAAACTTTACCCCTAAAACACTAAATAAAAGACTGCACCCCCTGATCCTCCCGAGGCCAAGTGGCTGACCAGGGTGACATGGTTGGCTGCAGTCAGACGTGTAGCAGGGTCAGTAGCTCATGAGGCTCGCTGACCAAACACTGTCCCCCGCGTGTGCCCCTTGTTCACACCTCAGCCCTTCCTCTGTTTGGAGTCGCGTTTGCTTCCTTTGCCACCAGCCACTCTCTTCCGCACTGTTTTACTTGAAACACTATGTTGTGGCAAAGGGCGCTCTAGGATACCTGGTGGAAGGTATTCATTTTattctgaatttaaaatattttcaattgtcTGTTCATTGGGTTGTGTTGCCCTCTCTGCCCTGGAGCCCAGTTTAGCACTGTCTTCTGCTGTATCGTTCCAAGGTTCGTTCTGTTTGATCCttggatgtcttttctttttcatccccCACCTCTTTTTCTTGTTCAGTACTCAGGACCGGTTACATAATTTATAGAGCCCTTTGTTTAAAAACTATTAAGAATTTTGTGGCAACTAGAGCATTAAAGCAAACACAAGGCCATTCTCACCTTTTTTCCTAAGGGAAAGGATGATACTCTAATGTTCTTgtgttagtcgatcagtcgttctgactctttgcgaccccatggactgtagcccaccaggctcctctgtccatgaaattctccaggcaaggatactgggttgggtagccattcccatctcaaggggatcttcccgacccagggatccaacccaggtctcctgcgttgcaggcagattctttaccatctgagcctccagggaagcccctgttatcCTAATGGCCCACTGTAAGCAGCTGCCGCGGCCAGAGGAAGGGGTCAGCGTCGGGGCGCTCCTCTGCCCGGCGGTGACTCACTGATGCTGCGGGACCTGTCGGGAAGCTCTGAAGTTTCAGACTCCTTGGAGTCTCTGGTTCATGGCTAGTTGGGAAGAAAGGAGGTAGGGGTGGGGGTCAGGAAATAGGTAAAAATTCTTTCTGACATTCTTCTGGTCTATGGGTACCCTTTTGTCTCTAGGAGACCTCTGAGTTGAACGACCTTCTCCCCAGGCAGGTTTTGCTGCTGGTGAATATTCCTCTTCTGACCACCCGCTGTGCACTATCACCGCCCtgcccacccccggcccccagaCTATTCTACTTTGGAAGTGAATTCACACTTCTTTACATACGGACATGATTTTGTTGGCATGGAAGTGGGCTGTGTGCAGAAATGTGCCCATCTGGGGATCCTCGTGTGTCCTTTTCCCTAAATCCTGCACCGACTAAATCAGGAAGCAGGGCACACAGCGTTTGTTTCAGTGTGCTTACTCATGGTAAACTTAATATCCCCATGAAAATGCAACTTCTACTTTGGATGTTTCTTTAACACCTTTCCCCTGTCCAgtccaccctcccctcccacctctacTAGCTACATCTCTTATGAAACTGAGAAGAGTTGTTGACATTTAACTCCTTCCATTAAATTAATAAGTACTGACCTCCTAATATTTAAGTGTTTACTATCTATTGCTGTAaagttttgtatattttgtaaactTCTTTTCTCAAATAGTAGATGTCTAAAATCGTTGTACATCTGATTCTTTTATATTCCATTGTTCAGCACAAAGTGTGGtttttatttagaataaaaaaaaggGAATTTGAAATGGCAGTTCTTTTCCTATTTACTGTGGTCTGCTCGCCCCTCACAGTTCAGAGTATCTGGGCCATCATCCTCTCAGCAGCAACATTCTGCTCAGCGGATGCCAGAGTTCTTTCAGGTAGCACATTTCCTTTCCTGTAGCTGGAATTCCCCGGGGTTGACTTGATCTGTTTTTAGTGGAAAATTAACTCGATGACCCAACCTTTTCAGAGGGACCATCTGTAAGGGGACTCTTCTGTTGGCCCAGAGGGTTGGTCACAAATTGTCTTGCTGGTGCCATTCACCATGACATGGTGTGTCGGAATGGAGAGAGGCAGATTCAGAGAGGGGGCGGAGGTTTGGCCTAATTTCATGAGATTGGTAACCAACGTCCCCCTACAGAGGGGAGACAGGCCTCTAGAGTTAGGACGTGACACGGTCCCCTTGGCCTCAGGGCACACTGGTGGGACCCGGCCCCCGTCAGCCCTCAGCACACAGAGCCAGGGGCCTTGCTGCCTTCAGCCCCTTGCTTGCTTCTCGGGGCCTGAGGAAGTACCTGTGTTATCAGAGTGATCACTGGTTGCCAAGTGGAATCTGTGAGAAAAGAAGATGTTGAGAAAGTGGCCTCAGGTAACCTAGAATGTAACAGAGATGTAGATCTGGGTTTCCTTGAGGGAACTTCTGGAGTCTGATTTGGGGACGACAGTGATAAGGGCATTGGATCTGGGCTGGGTTTTTATGTGGGCACAGGGGAGGAAAGTCTTTATAATACATTCTTTGCATTGTTAGGTTCCTGGACTCCCCTCGTTGAAAAAGGCTTCAGCCCTGTGCCACCAACCAGCAGTTTTTAGCATGGGACCCTTTAAATAAAAAGACCGTTTTTCAGGTTTGGGTCCAGTGAGCAGAGGGAGTTAAATGGACTTCCCTTGGTGCTCCTGACAAATGGGCTCATACAGTGCTGGGGCACATGTTTAATGCATCTGGTGAATCTGCTTAATGCGTCTCAGATTTCCAAGAGCAGAGGGGGAGGCCCTGCAGGTCAGTGAGCAGCCGTTCCAAATTAAACATtccagacataactgagcacttGAGCAGGACAAAAGGTCTCTGATTGTGTCCACGAGCCCCTCAATTCTCCACGGGCAGGGTGCAGAGGCAGACGGCTCGGGACTGGTGGGCTGGGGCCTTCTCTGAGGCTTTACTTCAGTCAGAGCGCTTCGTGGACAAGGTCCTGGTTCCCCAAACTGGTATACAGAGCCGCTTCCAGAAGACCTCCACGTTCCCAAGAGGACTTCCGATCCTGTCTATAGGACAAGTGTGAATACAAGTTTCTGGACAGGAAGGTTATGAGGAGACTTGGCCAGgaagaaagaaggctgagggtgAAAACTGGCTTAGGAGACTCCAGGCCTCTGCCCTGTGACAGAACCGGAGGATTTCCGCTTCCCATCCCTTGCAGGGGCAGGACTGAGGGTCAGAGCCCCCCGTGAGCGCCTGCTGCTGCCCATCCTGAAGTCTGCTCCCAGAAGGGTTGTCCCTTGATACTTTCCTGGGATCCAGAGAGAacgggagggactgggggcagaagTCTGGAAACGTGCTAGACCcagagctgggggcagaggggcaTGGACTTCGGGACAGCTCCTCTGCTTGTCGGGGGAGGGGACCAGGGTGGAGCGTGTCAGCAAGCCCTTTCCTGAATGGTGGGGGAGGAGAGTCCACCCAGCGGCCCAGCTGCGGGGTGCCTGTCCCAGACCTCGGCCTCACCCACCCCTGCGGTCCCCACCCGCTCCATTTATTATCGCATTGAGGATGCACTGCTGGGAAACAGCCTGCTGAGGCCTCCTGCCTCCTTGGCCTCTGGCCTCTTGTCCCTGCCGCCTGCATGATGTGCTGGGAGGTCAACAAGCGCAAGCACAAAAGGAAGGTTGTGTGCGGTTCCTGTGGAGCTCACTCTTTCCGGCCGGGGTGGTTTTTGCTGAGCATCTCTTTGGCCTCAGCTCCATTCCCAATCCCAGCTTGCAGTGCAGACTTGTTCAGAGATTCAGAGTCGTGTCTCTATTCTTTATTTCACCTTTTTCCCTGCGCCTCTCCCGTCGGCACAAGGATGGTTTCAAACAGTACAACGCCAAGGGTCTGCTGCcttcccctgcctgcctccctccccatccccacctcagTATTTGAAGACAAACTCAATATTGGCCATGAGTGCTCTGAGCCTCTCCCACCGCaccccccacgcccaccccctccccagatcTCTCACCCACTTCCAGCTCTCTACTTCACCGCTGGAGGACGCAGGACTCCCCCTCAGCTGGCTACGGAGGCGGGTGGGGTAGGTGCGGCCTGGAAGTTCaggctggggtggtggtgggggcgggCTGCAGGGGGCGGGCTGCCCTCCTTGGTGATGATGATGGAATGCtgcgtggaggaggaggagggggaggaggaggcctgTCTGCCCTCCCTGGCCTGGGCCTTGGGGAGGTAGTGGACCACGGCGTTGAGCAGCCGGCCGCGGAAGCTGGGGCTGAGGAAGTTATAGAGGATGGGGTTGAGCACGCAGTGGAGCATGGAGAAGCAGTCGATGACGTCGTAGAAGAAGTAGAGCAGGTGTGCCAGGTAGCAGTGCAGGGAGAGGTGCGCGCCGTGCAGCGTGAGCAGCAGCAGGGTCAGGTGGTAAGGCAGCCAGCAGACCACGAAGACGGCCACGTAGGCGCCCAGCAGCACGCAGTGGCGCCGGCCCTCGGGCTGCCCCGCCTGCCGCAGCCGGCGCGCCGTCAGCACGTTGAAGACGGCGATGAGCGGCAGCGGCAGCAGGAAGCCCAGCACGGTGGTGGACAGGGCCACCGCCACGGCCCACGCGCTGTACGTTTCAAACGGCGCCATGAAGAGGCACATGGGCTCGAAGCTGTCCACCAGCCGGATGTGGGCCACCTCGGGCAGCGGGATGAGGGCCGAGAGGACCCAGACCGCGGCGCACACGGCGCGGCGCGCGCGGTGCTGGCGGCGCTGCCGGGAGGCGGAGGCGCGGGTGAGGCTGAGGTAGCGGTCCACGCTCAGGCAGGCCAGGAAGAAGACGCTGCTGTACATGTTGGCGTAGTAGAAGTAGTGGGCGAAGCGGCAGGAGAAGCTGCCCCAGAGCCAGGTGTAGTCCAGCGTGACCTCCAGCATCCACACGGGCAGCGACAGGACGACGCCCAGGTCGGCGATGGCCATGTTCAGGACGTAGAGGCGCAGCAGCCCCGCGCCGGCCGAGCCCCGCCAGTTGGCGCAGATCACCAGGAGGTTCTCCACCAGCCCGACCACGAAGATGGCCAGGTAGACCACGAAGAGGGCGACGCGCTTGGTGTTCTCGTTGAGCTCCACGTGGCACTCGGGCAGGGTGTGGTTGAAGAAGTGCAGCAGCTCCGACCAGTTGTAGATCTCGCCCACGTCCCTGCTGGGCGCCAGGCTGGGCCCCAAGGTGGCCGACATGAGGGCTGGCGAGTGCCTGATGGGGAGAAG encodes the following:
- the GPR182 gene encoding G-protein coupled receptor 182; the encoded protein is MSATLGPSLAPSRDVGEIYNWSELLHFFNHTLPECHVELNENTKRVALFVVYLAIFVVGLVENLLVICANWRGSAGAGLLRLYVLNMAIADLGVVLSLPVWMLEVTLDYTWLWGSFSCRFAHYFYYANMYSSVFFLACLSVDRYLSLTRASASRQRRQHRARRAVCAAVWVLSALIPLPEVAHIRLVDSFEPMCLFMAPFETYSAWAVAVALSTTVLGFLLPLPLIAVFNVLTARRLRQAGQPEGRRHCVLLGAYVAVFVVCWLPYHLTLLLLTLHGAHLSLHCYLAHLLYFFYDVIDCFSMLHCVLNPILYNFLSPSFRGRLLNAVVHYLPKAQAREGRQASSSPSSSSTQHSIIITKEGSPPPAARPHHHPSLNFQAAPTPPASVAS